A window of Passer domesticus isolate bPasDom1 chromosome 18, bPasDom1.hap1, whole genome shotgun sequence contains these coding sequences:
- the ENTR1 gene encoding endosome-associated-trafficking regulator 1, whose amino-acid sequence MAAPALPVSEAPAEPNPFSFREFVRSKCRGGDAQAGPAVPPLPAGSGDEQEDEQEEWSGSYQPLAVEQAHLGSAGAAAGPGRAPSYEQLKEENAVLRSKINKLQILAETQADKMRKLEKKLEENKIKEEKEAQDLEAMVQHVEQNLQLMTKRAAKAENSAAKLRQENAQLQAELRSCRREREELRAGRAGLAAARRNAEAARQQLLRVTASSRASVRQLLSGAESLQLVADLLKSIDRISEVAEQEQ is encoded by the exons ATGGCGGCGCCGGCGCTGCCGGTGTCGGAGGCTCCGGCCGAGCCCAACCCCTTCTCCTTCCGCGAGTTCGTCCGCTCCAAGTGCCGCGGCGGGGACGCGCAG GCCGGGCCCGCGGTGCCGCCGCTGCCCGCGGGGTCGGGGGACGAGCAGGAGGACGAGCAGGAGGAATGGAGCGGCAGCTACCAGCCGCTGGCCGTGGAGCAGGCGCACCtgggcagcgccggggccgcggcggggccgggccgggccccgaGCTACGAGCAG ctaAAAGAAGAGAATGCTGTCTTGAGAAGCAAGATCAATAAGCTTCAGATTCTGGCTGAAACTCAAGCAGACAA gatGAGGAAGCTTGAGAAGAAGcttgaggaaaacaaaatcaaagaaGAGAAGGAAGCACAGGATTTGGAAGCAATGGTGCAGCACGTGGAGCAGAACCTGCAGCTGATGACT AAAAGGGCTGCCAAGGCTGAGAACAGTGCTGCCAAACTGAGGCAGGAGAATGCCCAGCTGCAG GCCGAGCTGCGGAGCTGCCGGCGGGAGCGGGAGGAGCtgcgggcgggccgggcggggctggcggcggcgcggcggaaCGCGGAGGCGGCGCGGCAGCAGCTGCTGCGGGTCACGGCCAGCTCCCGAGCGTCCGTCAG gcagctgctgtcTGGGGCAGAATCCCTGCAGCTCGTGGCCGATCTCCTGAAATCCATAGACAGAATCTCCGAGGTGGcggagcaggagcagtga
- the SNAPC4 gene encoding snRNA-activating protein complex subunit 4 isoform X1 produces MSRGPGPAGPLRSPQGLDLDAERERIRRQIEQLERSLQPGGTDIPLALSDSSLSSDGDDEDDDDEDSYAEMEVEVDGEEDSSDDDDDDIESLPQDPETCLQMNHVYQDVIKEKIEEVELLIAQNRAQQKEIMGELDGSKTARAGDGRNLPANVFLGHFLKPYFKDKVTGMGPPSNEDAKEKAAQGIKSFEQLHSAKWKAAEKTLLRKSVVSDRLQRLLQPKLLKLSYWNQKLEKIKTETEKDPLEKQIKDLEQEIEAINQLPESDLIGNRFDEHDWDKISNIHFDGQRSSEELRWFWQNWEHPSINKKEWTEEELDRLKQIAAEHNCLDWQTIAQELGTNRTPFQCLQKYQLSNKDLKRKEWTKDEDQMLLELVQEMRVGSHIPYKKIAYYMEGRDSAQLIYRWTKSVDPSLKKGPWTPEEDAMLMAAVKKYRGKDWYKIRTEVPGRSDAQCRDRYLKSLHWDVKKGRWSLEEEEQLIELVQKHGLGRWSKIASELPHRTGAQCLSKWKLMIGSKKKRSGASKRRHAEESSSPSESSSEEDMELELADSSEEEMTSSTRRKFAVPSIDLWIPTGTDTQEAARERCQIQSILSAARAGAESSCSDLPRAGCDGDGAADKSSELNTLLIGIGNPCSTDVLVKNPAEVVAKASQSGKHVLQVSLEDMRRILRKNTRFQRKLMPRPLMSLLARPPGVATTLGQDTQRLLEFPSRAQLWNREQWRRLNVDRKLLLAVTPWVGNVLLPRTLQPGKVAFQHTEAAAIHEKVKSVSLTSTPLFVLLIQLLQIDTKGCMKIIKERKLRQLELLKTNARSPQQASKNTKTSSGNSSQARSQRNSQKSAVRKTASRAQARSSGASESCAPAVQRHRMKTVSELLQEKRLRQSQAKAAVQRAVLVAPQVLVSGPLIIQHPAQQIIPSAPPAAAAGTDSQVQGSPVPTRTSASGSASAPVPENHSSAVPGESPGCSQGTDLQSSKELKKEALDSSPEGRVSPGVSPAAAETAPAQGGCNAQVTARSSASAGLQNQAFVPQQIAVVALGLDSGTSKLSLPTPVTCELKSNGPQQRPVSLQPAPVTPQAASPVIPSSILPFRWVVTPQGLLPSPVQTVVGVPQGMPAAPGGSQGRTAVTSNGSVSALGGTPVPAEANPPHPSSAETKGPSSQLAGVPLGKAADQNTNLLPVTPVNAGCTTSSISAVTPACSNGFSTAPDSSAAPAAPPAASPALCAMVLPQTQPPASTQGSDCQPVPSLSSVGRSSDSSTANRPSSNPGSIRRGAGPWAGAAAPRSSVPGSSAGSGAQARRNRPIASKPPSTDIPPQSSTDVPPQPSTSREQKNLLDFSLISLEDQGLVKEWLSGKQGVQVPSLQTRLPYLPPFLCSIKTLSKLLLQKTALEEQAASLLPSEAGGDGDTGDVFHAIGELVQQKLGDNPAYLLLKARFLAAFTLPAVLATLPPPRVTTTLSAIRRQLEESDDEEWQREKKLFEEESCGNEFTGVQEDWRLGDEPEDKDADLLNQNRGAEESPAQSALGSSTDVADARAPQSRRSARFKKRRRI; encoded by the exons ATGTcccgcgggccgggcccggccgggccgctCCGCTCCCCTCAGGGCCTGGACCTCGATGCGGAGCGGGAGAGGATCCGCCGCCAGATCGAGCAGCTGGAGCGCAGCCTGCAGCCCGGCGGCACCGACATCCCGCTGGCCCTGTCCGACTCCAGCCTCAGCTCCG ATggtgatgatgaagatgatgatgatgaagattcTTATGCTGAAATG GAAGTGGAAGTGGATGGAGAAGAAGACAgcagtgatgatgatgatgatgatattGAAAGCCTGCCCCAGGATCCAGAAACCTGCCTGCAGATGAACCATGTGTACCAGGACGTTATCAAGGAGAAGATTGAGGAGGTGGAGCTGCTCATTGCACaaaacagagcacagcag AAAGAAATCATGGGTGAGCTGGATGGTTCAAAAACAGCCAGGGCAGGAGATGGCAGAAATCTACCAGCAAATGTGTTTTTGGGTCATTTTCTGAAGCCATACTTTAAGGATAAAGTAACAGGAATG GGCCCTCCTTCCAACGAAGATGCCAAGGAAAAAGCAGCTCAGGGCATAAAATCCTTTGAACAGCTGCACTCAGCCAAGT GGAAAGCTGCAGAGAAGACCCTGCTGCGGAAATCCGTGGTGAGCGACCGCCTGCAGCGCCTGCTCCAGCCCAAGCTGCTCAA GTTGAGTTATTGGAATCAGAAACTGGAGAAAATCAagactgaaacagaaaaagatcccttggaaaagcaaataaaagacTTGGAACAAGAAATAGAGGCAATTAA CCAACTCCCAGAGAGTGACTTAATTGGAAACAGATTCGATGAGCACGACTGGGACAAAATTTCAAACATCCAT TTTGATGGACAACGTAGCTCAGAAGAACTGAGGTGGTTTTGGCAAAACTGGGAGCATCCAAGCATCAACAAAAAGGAGTGGactgaggaggagctggatAGGCTGAAGCAGATAGCTGCTGAACACAACTGCCTGGACTGGCAGACCATtgcccaggagctgggg ACAAACAGGACACCTTTCCAGTGCTTGCAGAAGTACCAACTCTCTAACAAagatttaaaaaggaaagaatggaCCAAGGATGAGGATCAGATGCTTTTAGAGCTTGTTCAAGAGATGAGAGTGGGAAGCCATATCCCATACAAGAAAA TTGCCTATTACATGGAAGGAAGAGATTCTGCTCAGCTGATTTACCGCTGGACAAAGAGTGTGGACCCCAGCTTGAAGAAAGGACCCTGGACACCAGAGGAAGATGCT atgCTGATGGCTGCAGTTAAGAAGTACAGGGGGAAGGACTGGTACAAAATCCGGACGGAGGTGCCGGGCAGGAGCGACGCCCAGTGCCGGGACAG GTATTTAAAATCATTGCACTGGGATGTAAAGAAAGGAAGGTGGAGcttggaggaagaggagcagctgaTTGAACTGGTTCAAAAGCACGGCCTGG GTCGCTGGAGTAAAATAGCTTCAGAGCTGCCCCATCGGACTGGGGCCCAGTGCCTGAGCAAGTGGAAACTCATGATTGGCTCCAAG AAGAAAAGATCTGGGGCAAGCAAACGGCGCCACGCTGAGgagagctccagcccctcagagagcagcagtgaggaggacatggagctggagctggcagaCAGCTCAGAGGAGGAGATGACCAGCAGCACGAGAAGGAAGTTTGCAGTCCCCAGCATTGACCTGTGGATACCaacagggacagacacacaggaggcagccagagagAGATGCCAAATCCAATCCAtcctctctgctgccagggctggtgcagagagcagctgcagtgacCTTCCAAGGGCAGGCTGTGATGGAGATGGAGCTGCTGATAAATCATCTGAGCTGAACACCCTGCTGATAGGCATTGGAAATCCCTGCTCAACAGATGTGCTGGTGAAGAATCCAGCAGAAGTGGTGGCCAAG GCTTCCCAGAGTGGAAAACATGTGCTGCAGGTTAGCCTGGAGGATATGAGAAGAATATTACGTAAAAACACAAGATTCCAGAGGAAACTG ATGCCAAGACCTCTTATGAGCCTTTTAGCCAGGCCCCCTGGAGTGGCTACAACACTTGGCCAGGATacccagaggctgctggagttccccagcagagctcagctctggaACAGGGAGCAGTGGAGGAGGCTGAACGTGGacaggaagctgctgctggcagtgacCCCTTGGGTGGGCAATGTGCTGCTGCCCCGCACCCTGCAGCCTGGCAAGGTGGCTTTCCAGCACACAGAAG ctgctgctaTTCACGAGAAGGTTAAGTCAGTGAGTCTCACCAGCACTCCCCTGTTTGTACTGCTCATTCAG CTCCTGCAGATTGATACCAAAGGCTGTATGAAGATTATCAAGGAGAGGAAGCTGAGGCAGTTGGAGCTGCTTAAGACTAATGCAAGGAGCCCTCAGCAG GCTTCCAAAAATACAAAGACTTCTTCAG GCAACTCATCCCAAGCTCGTTCTCAGAGGAATTCCCAGAAGAGTGCTGTCAGGAAAACTGCCTCGAGAGCACAGGCCAGATCCTCTGGTGCCTCGGagagctgtgccccagctgtgcaAAGGCACAGGATGAAAACTGTCTCAGAATTGCTGCAGGAGAAGCGTTTGAGGCAGTCCCAGGCCAAGGCAGCCGTGCAGAGGGCAGTGCTGGTTGCCCCACAGGTGCTGGTTTCAGGGCCTTTGATAAtccagcacccagcacagcaaatCATTCCCTCTGCaccacctgcagcagctgctgggacagaCAGCCAAGTACAGGGTTCACCAGTGCCCACAAGGACTTCTGCTTCAGGTTCTGcttctgctcctgtgcctgaaAACCATtcctcagcagtgccaggggagaGCCCTGGCTGCTCGCAAGGGACAGATCTACAGTCAAGTAAGGAACTCAAAAAGGAAGCTCTGGACAGCAGCCCTGAAGGAAGGGTTTCTCCAGGTGTGagtccagctgcagcagagacggccccagcccagggagggtgCAATGCTCAGGTCACAGCCAGGAGCTCAGCTTCAGCAGGGTTACAAAACCAGGCTTTTGTCCCTCAGCAGATCGCAGTGGTGGCCCTTGGCCTGGACTCTGGCACCAGTAAATTgtcccttcccacaccagtcaCCTGTGAGCTGAAGAGTAATGGGCCACAGCAGAGGCCAGTcagcctgcagcctgctcctgTCACTCCACAGGCTGCTTCTCCTGTGAttcccagcagcatcctgccctTCAGGTGGGTTGTAACCCCCCAGGgcctgctccccagccctgtgcagacTGTGGTGGGTGTTCCCCAGGGaatgccagctgctcctgggggaaGCCAGGGTCGGACAGCTGTGACTTCCAATGGCAGTGTCTCTGCTTTGGGAGGGACTCCTGTACCAGCTGAAGCAAATCCACCTCACCCCAGCAGTGCAGAGACAAAAGGGCCAAGTTCCCAGCTGGCAGGAGTTCCTTTGGGAAAGGCAGCTGACCAGAACACAAATCTCTTACCTGTGACCCCAGTGAATGCTGGATGCACCACttccagcatttctgctgtaacCCCTGCTTGTTCAAATGGCTTCTCCACAGCTCCAgactcctctgcagctccagctgcccctccagctgccagccctgccctgtgtgcCATGGTGCTGCCCCAGACACAGccccctgccagcactcagggctctgactgccagcctgtgcccagtCTCAGCAGCGTGGGAAGGAGCAGTGACTCCAGCACAGCAAACAGACCATCCTCCAATCCAGGCAGCAtcaggagaggggctgggccctgggcaggagctgcagctcctcgcagcagtgtcccagggagctctgctggctctggTGCCCAGGCACGGAGGAACAGACCCATTGCCTCCAAACCACCAAGCACTGACATCCCTCCTCAGTCAAGCACTGACGTCCCCCCCCAGCCAAGCACCTCCCGTGAACAGAAGAATCTCCTTGACTTCAGCCTGATCTCCCTGGAGGACCAGGGGCTGGTGAAGGAGTGGCTGAGTGGGAAACAAGGGGTTCAGGTGCCATCTCTGCAGACCAGGCTGCCTTATCTGCCACCTTTCCTCTGCAGCATAAAAACCCTGTcaaagctccttctgcagaaaacaGCTCTGGAGGAGCAAGCAGCCTCTCTCCTGCCCTCTGAGGCCggcggggatggggacactggggatgtTTTCCATGCTATTGGAGAACTGGTGCAGCAGAAACTGGGTGATAACCCTGCTTACCTCCTGCTGAAAGCCAGATTCCTGGCAGCCTTCACACTGCCAGCTGTCCTGGCAACTCTGCCTCCTCCCAGAGTGACAACAACTCTGTCAGCCATCAGGAGGCAACTTGAGGAGAGTGATGACGAGGAGtggcagagggagaaaaaattGTTTGAGGAAGAGAGCTGTGGGAATGAATTCACAGGAGTACAGGAGGACTGGAGACTTGGGGATGAGCCTGAAGACAAGGATGCTGATTTACTTAATCAG AACAGGGGGGCTGAGGAGAGCCCTGCTCAGTCTGCCTTGGGCTCCAGCACTGACGTGGCTGATGCCAGAGCTCCCCAAAGCAGGAGAAGTGCCCGCTtcaagaagaggaggaggatatGA
- the SNAPC4 gene encoding snRNA-activating protein complex subunit 4 isoform X2, with the protein MSRGPGPAGPLRSPQGLDLDAERERIRRQIEQLERSLQPGGTDIPLALSDSSLSSDGDDEDDDDEDSYAEMEVEVDGEEDSSDDDDDDIESLPQDPETCLQMNHVYQDVIKEKIEEVELLIAQNRAQQKEIMGELDGSKTARAGDGRNLPANVFLGHFLKPYFKDKVTGMGPPSNEDAKEKAAQGIKSFEQLHSAKWKAAEKTLLRKSVVSDRLQRLLQPKLLKLSYWNQKLEKIKTETEKDPLEKQIKDLEQEIEAINQLPESDLIGNRFDEHDWDKISNIHFDGQRSSEELRWFWQNWEHPSINKKEWTEEELDRLKQIAAEHNCLDWQTIAQELGTNRTPFQCLQKYQLSNKDLKRKEWTKDEDQMLLELVQEMRVGSHIPYKKIAYYMEGRDSAQLIYRWTKSVDPSLKKGPWTPEEDAMLMAAVKKYRGKDWYKIRTEVPGRSDAQCRDRYLKSLHWDVKKGRWSLEEEEQLIELVQKHGLGRWSKIASELPHRTGAQCLSKWKLMIGSKKRSGASKRRHAEESSSPSESSSEEDMELELADSSEEEMTSSTRRKFAVPSIDLWIPTGTDTQEAARERCQIQSILSAARAGAESSCSDLPRAGCDGDGAADKSSELNTLLIGIGNPCSTDVLVKNPAEVVAKASQSGKHVLQVSLEDMRRILRKNTRFQRKLMPRPLMSLLARPPGVATTLGQDTQRLLEFPSRAQLWNREQWRRLNVDRKLLLAVTPWVGNVLLPRTLQPGKVAFQHTEAAAIHEKVKSVSLTSTPLFVLLIQLLQIDTKGCMKIIKERKLRQLELLKTNARSPQQASKNTKTSSGNSSQARSQRNSQKSAVRKTASRAQARSSGASESCAPAVQRHRMKTVSELLQEKRLRQSQAKAAVQRAVLVAPQVLVSGPLIIQHPAQQIIPSAPPAAAAGTDSQVQGSPVPTRTSASGSASAPVPENHSSAVPGESPGCSQGTDLQSSKELKKEALDSSPEGRVSPGVSPAAAETAPAQGGCNAQVTARSSASAGLQNQAFVPQQIAVVALGLDSGTSKLSLPTPVTCELKSNGPQQRPVSLQPAPVTPQAASPVIPSSILPFRWVVTPQGLLPSPVQTVVGVPQGMPAAPGGSQGRTAVTSNGSVSALGGTPVPAEANPPHPSSAETKGPSSQLAGVPLGKAADQNTNLLPVTPVNAGCTTSSISAVTPACSNGFSTAPDSSAAPAAPPAASPALCAMVLPQTQPPASTQGSDCQPVPSLSSVGRSSDSSTANRPSSNPGSIRRGAGPWAGAAAPRSSVPGSSAGSGAQARRNRPIASKPPSTDIPPQSSTDVPPQPSTSREQKNLLDFSLISLEDQGLVKEWLSGKQGVQVPSLQTRLPYLPPFLCSIKTLSKLLLQKTALEEQAASLLPSEAGGDGDTGDVFHAIGELVQQKLGDNPAYLLLKARFLAAFTLPAVLATLPPPRVTTTLSAIRRQLEESDDEEWQREKKLFEEESCGNEFTGVQEDWRLGDEPEDKDADLLNQNRGAEESPAQSALGSSTDVADARAPQSRRSARFKKRRRI; encoded by the exons ATGTcccgcgggccgggcccggccgggccgctCCGCTCCCCTCAGGGCCTGGACCTCGATGCGGAGCGGGAGAGGATCCGCCGCCAGATCGAGCAGCTGGAGCGCAGCCTGCAGCCCGGCGGCACCGACATCCCGCTGGCCCTGTCCGACTCCAGCCTCAGCTCCG ATggtgatgatgaagatgatgatgatgaagattcTTATGCTGAAATG GAAGTGGAAGTGGATGGAGAAGAAGACAgcagtgatgatgatgatgatgatattGAAAGCCTGCCCCAGGATCCAGAAACCTGCCTGCAGATGAACCATGTGTACCAGGACGTTATCAAGGAGAAGATTGAGGAGGTGGAGCTGCTCATTGCACaaaacagagcacagcag AAAGAAATCATGGGTGAGCTGGATGGTTCAAAAACAGCCAGGGCAGGAGATGGCAGAAATCTACCAGCAAATGTGTTTTTGGGTCATTTTCTGAAGCCATACTTTAAGGATAAAGTAACAGGAATG GGCCCTCCTTCCAACGAAGATGCCAAGGAAAAAGCAGCTCAGGGCATAAAATCCTTTGAACAGCTGCACTCAGCCAAGT GGAAAGCTGCAGAGAAGACCCTGCTGCGGAAATCCGTGGTGAGCGACCGCCTGCAGCGCCTGCTCCAGCCCAAGCTGCTCAA GTTGAGTTATTGGAATCAGAAACTGGAGAAAATCAagactgaaacagaaaaagatcccttggaaaagcaaataaaagacTTGGAACAAGAAATAGAGGCAATTAA CCAACTCCCAGAGAGTGACTTAATTGGAAACAGATTCGATGAGCACGACTGGGACAAAATTTCAAACATCCAT TTTGATGGACAACGTAGCTCAGAAGAACTGAGGTGGTTTTGGCAAAACTGGGAGCATCCAAGCATCAACAAAAAGGAGTGGactgaggaggagctggatAGGCTGAAGCAGATAGCTGCTGAACACAACTGCCTGGACTGGCAGACCATtgcccaggagctgggg ACAAACAGGACACCTTTCCAGTGCTTGCAGAAGTACCAACTCTCTAACAAagatttaaaaaggaaagaatggaCCAAGGATGAGGATCAGATGCTTTTAGAGCTTGTTCAAGAGATGAGAGTGGGAAGCCATATCCCATACAAGAAAA TTGCCTATTACATGGAAGGAAGAGATTCTGCTCAGCTGATTTACCGCTGGACAAAGAGTGTGGACCCCAGCTTGAAGAAAGGACCCTGGACACCAGAGGAAGATGCT atgCTGATGGCTGCAGTTAAGAAGTACAGGGGGAAGGACTGGTACAAAATCCGGACGGAGGTGCCGGGCAGGAGCGACGCCCAGTGCCGGGACAG GTATTTAAAATCATTGCACTGGGATGTAAAGAAAGGAAGGTGGAGcttggaggaagaggagcagctgaTTGAACTGGTTCAAAAGCACGGCCTGG GTCGCTGGAGTAAAATAGCTTCAGAGCTGCCCCATCGGACTGGGGCCCAGTGCCTGAGCAAGTGGAAACTCATGATTGGCTCCAAG AAAAGATCTGGGGCAAGCAAACGGCGCCACGCTGAGgagagctccagcccctcagagagcagcagtgaggaggacatggagctggagctggcagaCAGCTCAGAGGAGGAGATGACCAGCAGCACGAGAAGGAAGTTTGCAGTCCCCAGCATTGACCTGTGGATACCaacagggacagacacacaggaggcagccagagagAGATGCCAAATCCAATCCAtcctctctgctgccagggctggtgcagagagcagctgcagtgacCTTCCAAGGGCAGGCTGTGATGGAGATGGAGCTGCTGATAAATCATCTGAGCTGAACACCCTGCTGATAGGCATTGGAAATCCCTGCTCAACAGATGTGCTGGTGAAGAATCCAGCAGAAGTGGTGGCCAAG GCTTCCCAGAGTGGAAAACATGTGCTGCAGGTTAGCCTGGAGGATATGAGAAGAATATTACGTAAAAACACAAGATTCCAGAGGAAACTG ATGCCAAGACCTCTTATGAGCCTTTTAGCCAGGCCCCCTGGAGTGGCTACAACACTTGGCCAGGATacccagaggctgctggagttccccagcagagctcagctctggaACAGGGAGCAGTGGAGGAGGCTGAACGTGGacaggaagctgctgctggcagtgacCCCTTGGGTGGGCAATGTGCTGCTGCCCCGCACCCTGCAGCCTGGCAAGGTGGCTTTCCAGCACACAGAAG ctgctgctaTTCACGAGAAGGTTAAGTCAGTGAGTCTCACCAGCACTCCCCTGTTTGTACTGCTCATTCAG CTCCTGCAGATTGATACCAAAGGCTGTATGAAGATTATCAAGGAGAGGAAGCTGAGGCAGTTGGAGCTGCTTAAGACTAATGCAAGGAGCCCTCAGCAG GCTTCCAAAAATACAAAGACTTCTTCAG GCAACTCATCCCAAGCTCGTTCTCAGAGGAATTCCCAGAAGAGTGCTGTCAGGAAAACTGCCTCGAGAGCACAGGCCAGATCCTCTGGTGCCTCGGagagctgtgccccagctgtgcaAAGGCACAGGATGAAAACTGTCTCAGAATTGCTGCAGGAGAAGCGTTTGAGGCAGTCCCAGGCCAAGGCAGCCGTGCAGAGGGCAGTGCTGGTTGCCCCACAGGTGCTGGTTTCAGGGCCTTTGATAAtccagcacccagcacagcaaatCATTCCCTCTGCaccacctgcagcagctgctgggacagaCAGCCAAGTACAGGGTTCACCAGTGCCCACAAGGACTTCTGCTTCAGGTTCTGcttctgctcctgtgcctgaaAACCATtcctcagcagtgccaggggagaGCCCTGGCTGCTCGCAAGGGACAGATCTACAGTCAAGTAAGGAACTCAAAAAGGAAGCTCTGGACAGCAGCCCTGAAGGAAGGGTTTCTCCAGGTGTGagtccagctgcagcagagacggccccagcccagggagggtgCAATGCTCAGGTCACAGCCAGGAGCTCAGCTTCAGCAGGGTTACAAAACCAGGCTTTTGTCCCTCAGCAGATCGCAGTGGTGGCCCTTGGCCTGGACTCTGGCACCAGTAAATTgtcccttcccacaccagtcaCCTGTGAGCTGAAGAGTAATGGGCCACAGCAGAGGCCAGTcagcctgcagcctgctcctgTCACTCCACAGGCTGCTTCTCCTGTGAttcccagcagcatcctgccctTCAGGTGGGTTGTAACCCCCCAGGgcctgctccccagccctgtgcagacTGTGGTGGGTGTTCCCCAGGGaatgccagctgctcctgggggaaGCCAGGGTCGGACAGCTGTGACTTCCAATGGCAGTGTCTCTGCTTTGGGAGGGACTCCTGTACCAGCTGAAGCAAATCCACCTCACCCCAGCAGTGCAGAGACAAAAGGGCCAAGTTCCCAGCTGGCAGGAGTTCCTTTGGGAAAGGCAGCTGACCAGAACACAAATCTCTTACCTGTGACCCCAGTGAATGCTGGATGCACCACttccagcatttctgctgtaacCCCTGCTTGTTCAAATGGCTTCTCCACAGCTCCAgactcctctgcagctccagctgcccctccagctgccagccctgccctgtgtgcCATGGTGCTGCCCCAGACACAGccccctgccagcactcagggctctgactgccagcctgtgcccagtCTCAGCAGCGTGGGAAGGAGCAGTGACTCCAGCACAGCAAACAGACCATCCTCCAATCCAGGCAGCAtcaggagaggggctgggccctgggcaggagctgcagctcctcgcagcagtgtcccagggagctctgctggctctggTGCCCAGGCACGGAGGAACAGACCCATTGCCTCCAAACCACCAAGCACTGACATCCCTCCTCAGTCAAGCACTGACGTCCCCCCCCAGCCAAGCACCTCCCGTGAACAGAAGAATCTCCTTGACTTCAGCCTGATCTCCCTGGAGGACCAGGGGCTGGTGAAGGAGTGGCTGAGTGGGAAACAAGGGGTTCAGGTGCCATCTCTGCAGACCAGGCTGCCTTATCTGCCACCTTTCCTCTGCAGCATAAAAACCCTGTcaaagctccttctgcagaaaacaGCTCTGGAGGAGCAAGCAGCCTCTCTCCTGCCCTCTGAGGCCggcggggatggggacactggggatgtTTTCCATGCTATTGGAGAACTGGTGCAGCAGAAACTGGGTGATAACCCTGCTTACCTCCTGCTGAAAGCCAGATTCCTGGCAGCCTTCACACTGCCAGCTGTCCTGGCAACTCTGCCTCCTCCCAGAGTGACAACAACTCTGTCAGCCATCAGGAGGCAACTTGAGGAGAGTGATGACGAGGAGtggcagagggagaaaaaattGTTTGAGGAAGAGAGCTGTGGGAATGAATTCACAGGAGTACAGGAGGACTGGAGACTTGGGGATGAGCCTGAAGACAAGGATGCTGATTTACTTAATCAG AACAGGGGGGCTGAGGAGAGCCCTGCTCAGTCTGCCTTGGGCTCCAGCACTGACGTGGCTGATGCCAGAGCTCCCCAAAGCAGGAGAAGTGCCCGCTtcaagaagaggaggaggatatGA